The nucleotide sequence CGTGACGCGGGTCTGCGACCACGAGAACACCCACGGGATGGCCCGCAGGTCGTCCAGCGACGACACCGTCAGCCCGCGCCGGGCCGGGCGCGAGCCGATCGGCAGCGAGCCGACCTCTTCCAGCGGGGTGACCCGGGCGAACCACTCGGGGAAGCCGTCGGTGCGCACCAGCGCGTGGTAGGTCTCGCGGGCGGCGGTGTCGAGGACCGCCGCGACCGAGGCGAACTCGGCGGCGGCCGCGTGGGCCCGCTCCTCGACCGACGGCGTCGACGCCAGCAGCACGGCCGACGCGACCTGCTCGATGTGCCGCCGCGCGATGGCGGGGTCGCCGTAGCGGGCGAAGATGACCTCGCCCTGCTCCGTCAGCTTGAACCGCCCGTCGACCGAGCCCGGCGCCTGCGCCAGGACGGCCCGGTTGGCCGGCCCGCCGCCCCGCCCCAGCGCCCCGCCGCGGCCGTGGAACATCGTCAGCGTGACCTCGTGCTCGCGCGCCCACACCGTGAGTCGGTCCTGCGCGTCGTACAGCGCGAGCGTCGCCGACACCGGGCCGACGTCCTTCGCGGAGTCGGAGTAGCCGAGCATGATCTCCATGCGCCGGCCGGTGTCCTCGAGCCGCGACCGCACCTCGGGCAGCTCCAGGACGCCGTCGAGGATGTCGACGCAGGCCGCGAGGTCGGCGCCGGTCTCGAACAGCGGCACGACGTCGAGCGCGAGCGGCCGGCCGTCGAGCGCGTGCCGGGCCAGCTCGAACACCGTGGCGACGTCGGCGGCGGACTGGGTGAACGAGACGACGTAGCGGCGGCAGGCGTCGGGGCCGAACCGGGACTGGATCTGCGCCATCACGCGGATGGTCGCCAGGACCTCTTCGGTGCGGTCGGACAGCACGCCGCCGGCCCGGATCTCCTCCAGCGCCGCCCGGTGCACGGCGCTGTGCTGGCGGACCTCGAGCTCGGCCAGGTGGAACCCGAACGACTCGACCTGCCAGATGAGGCCCTGCAGCTCGCCGTAGGCCTGCCGCGCGGCGCCGGCCTCGGCCAGGCTGGCCTGGACGGCGCGGAGGTCGGCCAGCAGCTCCGCCGCGGCCGCGTAGGCGAGGTCGGCGTCGCGGCGGCGGGTGGCGGCGATGCGGGCGGCCGCGTACAGGACGGCGATGCGGTGCGGCTCGTTGGGCGAGCGCGAGGCCAGCTCGGTGTACAGGTCGGGCTGGGCGGCCTCGGCGTCGGCCAGGATGCGGCGCAGCTCGGTGGCCGCCGGCGTGGTGGTGGCGTCGAGCGTCAGCCCGCGGCCGACCCGGGTGCAGGCCGCCTCCAGCGCCAGCAGCACGTGGTCGGACTGGATGGCCATGGCCTGACGGGTGACGGCGCTGGTGACGTGCGGGTTGCCGTCGCGGTCGCCGCCGATCCAGGAGCCGAGCCGGACGAACGCCGGCACCTGCGGGGCCGCCACGACCGCCGCACCGCCGGCCAGCGCCATCTCGGCCCGCCGGTACACCTGCGGCACGACGTGGAACAGGACGTCGTCGAACGCGGACATCGCGGTGCGGACCTCGTCGAGCGGGCCGGGGCGGTCGACCCGCAGCGGCGCCGTCCGCCACAGCACGTCGATCTGCTCGAGCAGCATCCGCTGCGTCTCGGCGTCCTCGGACGCGCCCAGACGGGGGTCGTCGCGGCGCTCCAGCAGGGCGGCGATGCGCCGGATGGCGGTGACAATGGCCCGGCGGCGTGCCTCCGTCGGGTGCGCCGTCAGCACGGGCCGGAACTCCAGTCCGTCGAGCAGGTGCTTGGCCTTGTCGTGCCCGGCGAGGCGGGCGACGTCCTCGACCGCCTTGGCGACGGTGCCGGCCAGCGGGTGGTCGGCGCGGTCGCCGGCCCGCAGCGAGCGGACGCGGTGGTACTCCTCGGCGGCGTTGACCAGGTGGAAGTAGACGGTGAACGCGCGGGCGACCTCGTCGGCGCGGTCCAGCGTCCACGACGACACCAGCTGCTCGGCCTGAGCGGCGGCGTCGTCACCAACCGTCTGGTCCTCGTGGTGCGAGGCGATGGTCAGCTCGCGCAGCCGCTCGACGTCGGCCAGCAGGGCGTCGCCGCCGTACTCGCGCAGCACCTGGCCCAGCGCGTCGCCGAGCTGCCTGACGTCGGCGCGGAGCCGTTCGGGCATCTCGAAGCGCGCGGCTTCGCGGGATCCGGTGGCAGTGGAGGCCATGCGCTCAGCGTAGACAGCCGACATGGAACGCCGTGCCCGCGCCCCACAGTGCGAGACACGCGTGCCTTACCCTGCAGAGGCTCGACTGACTGACGGAGGGCCCCCGATGACCGACGAGGTTCCGGACATCCACACGACCGCGGGCAAGCTCGCCGACCTGCGGCAGCGGATGGACGACGCCGTGCACGCCGGCTCCGAGCGAGCGGTCGAGAAGCAGCACGCGCGGGGCAAGCGGACCGCCCGCGAGCGCATCGCGATGCTGCTCGACGAGGGCTCGTTCGTCGAGTTCGACGAGCTGGCCCGGCACCGCTCCACGGCGTTCGGGATGGAGAAGAACCGGCCCTACGGCGACGGCGTCGTCACCGGCTTCGGCACCGTCGACGGCCGCCAGGTCGCGGTGTTCGCCCAGGACTTCACCGTGTTCGGCGGCAGCCTCGGCCAGGTCTTCGGCGAGAAGATCGTCAAGGTCATGGACTTCGCGCTGCGGACCGGCTGCCCGATGATCGGCATCAACGACTCCGGCGGCGCGCGCATCCAGGAGGGGGTCGTCTCGCTCGGGCTGTACGGCGAGATCTTCCGCCGCAACGTGCACGCGTCGGGCGTCATCCCGCAGATCTCGCTGATCATGGGCCCGTGCGCCGGCGGCGCCGTGTACTCGCCGGCCATCACCGACTTCACCGTCATGGTCGACCAGACGTCGCACATGTTCATCACCGGGCCCGACGTCATCAAGACCGTCACCGGCGAGGACGTCGGCTTCGAGGAGCTGGGCGGGGCCCGGGCGCACAACACCAAGAGCGGCAACGCCCACTACATGGCCGGCGACGAGGCCGACGCCGTCGACTACGTCAAGGCGCTGCTGTCGTACCTGCCGCAGAACAACCTCGACCCCGCGCCGTCGTTCCCCGACGCCGTCGCCTCGCTCGACGTCACCGACTCCGACCTGGCCCTGGACACCCTGGTGCCGGACAGTGCGAACCAGCCGTACGACATGCACACGGTCATCGAGACCGTGCTCGACGACGGCGATTTCCTCGAGGTGCAGCCGCTGTTCGCCGGCAACATCATCGTCGGTTTCGGCCGGGTCGAGGGCCAGTCCGTCGGCGTTGTCGCGAACCAGCCGATGCAGTTCGCCGGCACCCTCGACATCGACGCGTCGGAGAAGGCCGCGCGGTTCGTCCGCACCTGCGACGCGTTCAACCTCCCCGTCCTCACCTTCGTCGACGTGCCCGGCTTCCTGCCCGGCACCGACCAGGAGTGGAACGGCATCATCCGGCGCGGCGCGAAGCTCATCTACGCCTATGCCGAGGCGACCGTGCCGCTGGTGACGACCATCACCCGCAAGGCCTACGGCGGCGCCTACGACGTCATGGGCTCCAAGCACCTCGGCGCCGACGTCAACCTCGCCTGGCCGAGCGCACAGATCGCCGTCATGGGCGCCCAGGGAGCGGTGAACATCCTCTACCGCCGCGAGCTGGCCGACGCCGACGACCCGGCCGAGCGCCGCGCCCAGCTCGTCACCGAGTACGAGGACACCCTGGCCAACCCATATGTCGCCGCCGAACGCGGCTACGTCGACGCCGTCATCGAGCCGTCGCGCACCCGGGTCGCGGTGACGCAGGCGCTGCGGGCCTTGCGCACGAAGCGCGAGACGCTGCCGCCGAAGAAGCACGGCAACATCCCGCTCTGAAGCCGGAGTCATCGGGAGTTCACGCCGCGTTCGCGGCCGCTTCCGCGGGCCGCCCGGTCGGCTGGGTTGGCTGTCACCATGGACGACAGCGCACGCGCGAGGCTGAGCCGCCGAGGCTTCCTGGGCGCATCGGCCGGCGCCGTGGCGATCCCGCTCGCACTGGGCGGGACGGCGACAGCCGCGGCTGCCGACGAGGACGGGTTCCGGTTCGGCGTCATCGCCGATTGCCAGTACGCCGACTTCCCCGACACCGGCACCCGCTACTACCGCTCGTCCATCGGCAAGCTGGCCGAGGCCGTCGACACGTTCAACCAGGCCGACCTGGACTTCATCACGCACCTGGGCGACTTCGTCGACCGGTTCGAGCGCAGCTTCGCCGAACTGCTGCCGACGTTCGAGAAGGCGCGGCGGGTGAAGTACCACCCGCCCGCGCCCTATTACACTACCGCCGCCAGGACTGGCGGTTCGTCGTCCTCGACACCAACGACGTCAGCACGTACGCGCACCCGCCCGGCTCGGAGAAGCACGAGCTGGCACAGGACATGTACGCGGAGCTGGTGCGGCAGGGCGCGCCCAACGCGCAGACCTGGAACGGCGCCGTCGGCGAGGACCAGCTGGCCTGGCTGCGCGGCGTGCTGACCATGGCCCGGCGGCGCGGCGAGAAGGTCGTGCTCAGCTCGCACCACCCGGTCTTCCCGAAGAACGCCCACAACGCGTGGAACGACGACGAGCTGCTCGCGCTGATCGACGAGTTCGACAACGTCATCGGCTACTTCAACGGGCACAACCACGCCGGCAACTACGGCTTCCGGAACGGCGTCCACTACGTGACGTTCCGCGGCATGGTCGAGCTGGACACCAACGCCTACTCGATCGTCCACGTCCGCCCCGACCACCTGCGCGTCGACGGCTACGGGCGCGAGCCGGACCGGCTGCTGCCGTTCCGGTCGCAGTGACGTTGAGGGGCAGTGACGTTGAGGGGCATTGACGCGTTAGAGTCGGCAGCGTGAGCGATGCGCCGCTGTTCCGGGTCGTCAAGGGGACGCCCACCGACGACGAGCTGGCCGCGCTCGTCGTCGTGCTGACGGCGAAGGCGGCGGGTGGGCGCGCGCCGTCCGGTCCGCCGCGGTCGGCGTGGGCGTCGTACTGGACGAGGCGGCGGGCGCCTCTGACGCCGGGCGCCGGAGCGTGGCGGGCCAGCGCGCTGCCGCGCTGACGAAGATCTGCCCGTCAAGCGTCCTTCTCGCCCCAGGATCGCCCGGATAAGGTCACCCACGTGACCACTCCGCAGCCGCCGCGCACCGTCGACGAGATCGCTGACGCCTACGTCGACGAGTACGCCGCCCTCGACCCGTACACCGCCACCTACGCCGGCCTGAGCGGCTACGACGACCAGAGCACGGACCTGTCGCCGGACGGGTTCGCGCAGCGCCGGGCGCTCGCGGAGCGGACCCTCGCCGCGCTCGAGACGGCCACCGCGGCCGACGAGCGCGAGCGGGTCGCCGGCGCGGCGATGCGCGAGCGGCTGTCGCTCGACGTCGAGATGGATGAGGCCGGGCTGAACCGCAGCCTCAACGTCATCGAGAGCCCCATGCACTGGACCCGCGAGACGTTCGACCTGATGCCCACCGACACCGACGAGCAGTGGGCGAACATCGCCGCCCGCATGCGCGCGGTGCCGGCCACGCTGGAGCAGTACCGCGCGACGATGGACGCCGACATCGCCGCGGGCCTCCCGCCGGCCCGCCGCCAGGTGCTCGCCGTCGCCGAGCAGGCCGCACGGGTCGCCGACACGTTCTTCACCGGGCTGGCCGCGGGCGGGCCCGACGCACTGCGCGCCGACCTCGACGCGGCCGCCGCGGCGGCGTCCGAGGCGTTCCGGGCGTTCGGCGGCTACCTCGGCGAGACGGCGGCGCCGGCGGCCCGCGAGCAGGACGCCGTCGGCCGTGACGTCTACGCCGTCGCCTCCCGGTACTTCCTCGGCGCGGCCGTCGACCTCGACGAGACCTACGAGTGGGGCGTCGCCGAGCTGGCCCGCCTCGAGGCCGAGCTGGCCGAGGTCGCGCAGGACATCGTCCCCGGCGGCACCGTCGACGACGCCGTCGCCGCGCTCGACGCCGACCCGGCCCGCAAGATCACCGGGACCGACGGGCTGCAGTCGTGGATGCAGAAACTGTCCGACCGCACCATCGAGGCCATGAACGGCGTGCACTTCGACATCCCGGAGCCGATCCGCCGGCTGGAGTGCCGCATCGCGCCCACCCAGGAGGGCGGCATCTACTACACCAGCCCGAGCGACGACTTCAGCCGTCCGGGCCGCATGTGGTGGTCGGTCCCCGAAGGCGTCGAGGAGTTCTCCACCTGGCGCGAGACGACGACGGTGTTCCACGAGGGCGTGCCCGGCCACCACCTGCAGGTCTCCCAGGTCATGTACCGGCGCGAGGTGCTCAACCGCTGGCAGCGGCTGCTTTGCTGGGTGTCCGGCCACGGCGAGGGCTGGGCGCTGTACGCCGAGCGGCTGATGGCCGATCTCGGCTTCCTCGACGACCCCGGCGACCGCCTCGGCATGCTCGACAGCCAGACATTCCGGGCCGCCCGCGTCGTCGTCGACATCGGCTTCCACCTGGGCAAGGACGTCCCCGCGTCGCTGGTCGCGGCGGACGGGCTGCCGGCCGGCCGGTGGACGCCGGAGTCGGCGTACACCTTCATGCGGGCGCACTGCCGCATGCCCGCCGAGTTCCTCCGCTTCGAGGTCGACCGCTACCTCGGCTGGCCGGGCCAGGCGCCGTCGTACAAGATCGGCGAGCGGATCTGGCTGGCCGCCCGCGACGACGCCCGGCGGCGCAAGGGCGACGCGTTCGACCTGCGCGAGTTCCACCGCGCGGCACTCGACCTCGGCTCGCTCGGCCTCGACCCGCTGCGCGAGGCCCTGGCCCGCCTCTAGCCGCGCCGGTCACCGTCCGCCGGCGCCCGCAGGACGCGCCAGAGCTGCGGGTCCTCGCCGCCCAGCCGCCAGAGGAACACGCCGCC is from Jiangella alkaliphila and encodes:
- a CDS encoding phosphoenolpyruvate carboxylase, whose product is MASTATGSREAARFEMPERLRADVRQLGDALGQVLREYGGDALLADVERLRELTIASHHEDQTVGDDAAAQAEQLVSSWTLDRADEVARAFTVYFHLVNAAEEYHRVRSLRAGDRADHPLAGTVAKAVEDVARLAGHDKAKHLLDGLEFRPVLTAHPTEARRRAIVTAIRRIAALLERRDDPRLGASEDAETQRMLLEQIDVLWRTAPLRVDRPGPLDEVRTAMSAFDDVLFHVVPQVYRRAEMALAGGAAVVAAPQVPAFVRLGSWIGGDRDGNPHVTSAVTRQAMAIQSDHVLLALEAACTRVGRGLTLDATTTPAATELRRILADAEAAQPDLYTELASRSPNEPHRIAVLYAAARIAATRRRDADLAYAAAAELLADLRAVQASLAEAGAARQAYGELQGLIWQVESFGFHLAELEVRQHSAVHRAALEEIRAGGVLSDRTEEVLATIRVMAQIQSRFGPDACRRYVVSFTQSAADVATVFELARHALDGRPLALDVVPLFETGADLAACVDILDGVLELPEVRSRLEDTGRRMEIMLGYSDSAKDVGPVSATLALYDAQDRLTVWAREHEVTLTMFHGRGGALGRGGGPANRAVLAQAPGSVDGRFKLTEQGEVIFARYGDPAIARRHIEQVASAVLLASTPSVEERAHAAAAEFASVAAVLDTAARETYHALVRTDGFPEWFARVTPLEEVGSLPIGSRPARRGLTVSSLDDLRAIPWVFSWSQTRVTLPGWYGLGSGLAAVGDLDVLRRAYEEWPLFTVMMENAEMSLAKSDRRIAARYLALGDRPELTRQILDEHALTTRWVLDVTGHSRLLEDRHVLGRAVALRNPYVDALSYLQVRALRALRHADVEAGSADEAATRRLLQISVNGVAAGLQNTG
- a CDS encoding acyl-CoA carboxylase subunit beta, with translation MTDEVPDIHTTAGKLADLRQRMDDAVHAGSERAVEKQHARGKRTARERIAMLLDEGSFVEFDELARHRSTAFGMEKNRPYGDGVVTGFGTVDGRQVAVFAQDFTVFGGSLGQVFGEKIVKVMDFALRTGCPMIGINDSGGARIQEGVVSLGLYGEIFRRNVHASGVIPQISLIMGPCAGGAVYSPAITDFTVMVDQTSHMFITGPDVIKTVTGEDVGFEELGGARAHNTKSGNAHYMAGDEADAVDYVKALLSYLPQNNLDPAPSFPDAVASLDVTDSDLALDTLVPDSANQPYDMHTVIETVLDDGDFLEVQPLFAGNIIVGFGRVEGQSVGVVANQPMQFAGTLDIDASEKAARFVRTCDAFNLPVLTFVDVPGFLPGTDQEWNGIIRRGAKLIYAYAEATVPLVTTITRKAYGGAYDVMGSKHLGADVNLAWPSAQIAVMGAQGAVNILYRRELADADDPAERRAQLVTEYEDTLANPYVAAERGYVDAVIEPSRTRVAVTQALRALRTKRETLPPKKHGNIPL
- a CDS encoding metallophosphoesterase family protein; amino-acid sequence: MDDSARARLSRRGFLGASAGAVAIPLALGGTATAAAADEDGFRFGVIADCQYADFPDTGTRYYRSSIGKLAEAVDTFNQADLDFITHLGDFVDRFERSFAELLPTFEKARRVKYHPPAPYYTTAARTGGSSSSTPTTSARTRTRPARRSTSWHRTCTRSWCGRARPTRRPGTAPSARTSWPGCAAC
- a CDS encoding metallophosphoesterase family protein; this encodes MRQGAPNAQTWNGAVGEDQLAWLRGVLTMARRRGEKVVLSSHHPVFPKNAHNAWNDDELLALIDEFDNVIGYFNGHNHAGNYGFRNGVHYVTFRGMVELDTNAYSIVHVRPDHLRVDGYGREPDRLLPFRSQ
- a CDS encoding acyl-CoA carboxylase subunit epsilon encodes the protein MSDAPLFRVVKGTPTDDELAALVVVLTAKAAGGRAPSGPPRSAWASYWTRRRAPLTPGAGAWRASALPR
- a CDS encoding DUF885 domain-containing protein: MTTPQPPRTVDEIADAYVDEYAALDPYTATYAGLSGYDDQSTDLSPDGFAQRRALAERTLAALETATAADERERVAGAAMRERLSLDVEMDEAGLNRSLNVIESPMHWTRETFDLMPTDTDEQWANIAARMRAVPATLEQYRATMDADIAAGLPPARRQVLAVAEQAARVADTFFTGLAAGGPDALRADLDAAAAAASEAFRAFGGYLGETAAPAAREQDAVGRDVYAVASRYFLGAAVDLDETYEWGVAELARLEAELAEVAQDIVPGGTVDDAVAALDADPARKITGTDGLQSWMQKLSDRTIEAMNGVHFDIPEPIRRLECRIAPTQEGGIYYTSPSDDFSRPGRMWWSVPEGVEEFSTWRETTTVFHEGVPGHHLQVSQVMYRREVLNRWQRLLCWVSGHGEGWALYAERLMADLGFLDDPGDRLGMLDSQTFRAARVVVDIGFHLGKDVPASLVAADGLPAGRWTPESAYTFMRAHCRMPAEFLRFEVDRYLGWPGQAPSYKIGERIWLAARDDARRRKGDAFDLREFHRAALDLGSLGLDPLREALARL